The Eleutherodactylus coqui strain aEleCoq1 chromosome 6, aEleCoq1.hap1, whole genome shotgun sequence genome window below encodes:
- the LOC136633632 gene encoding formyl peptide receptor 2-like gives MSITLYSIVFALGTIGNGLVIWIAGFRMKKTISATWFLNLAIADFLCCASLPLRIAGWFYLFPFMRISCCLMSIFLFGINMNASVLLLTAMSIDRCISVLWPFWAKIHRTSKLVKITAAIIWVFSLLFTGLLFYLYGFHFNDLKEWCSSSIHKYDPDGMKQIFQLIRISIMFAIPFLVILISYVTIFLKLRQRRRPQRSQRPYRIISAVILCFFICWFPFYIWPLTPQYKLYYLHFYIINNIIINLACFNSCINPIIYVFMGQDFKHGFLRSIPFRLEKALSEQPNDLCREQEDFEDACTAVIISRNSPASSSSPVF, from the coding sequence ATGTCAATTACTTTATACAGCATTGTTTTTGCTCTTGGGACTATTGGTAATGGATTAGTCATCTGGATTGCCGGATTCAGGATGAAGAAGACAATCAGTGCCACGTGGTTCCTTAATCTGGCCATTGCAGACTTCTTATGCTGTGCATCTCTTCCTCTACGAATAGCAGGGTGGTTTTACCTTTTCCCATTCATGCGAATTAGTTGTTGCTTAATGAGCATTTTTCTGTTTGGTATAAACATGAATGCCAGTGTTCTTCTCTTGACAGCCATGAGTATTGACCGCTGTATATCGGTCCTGTGGCCATTTTGGGCGAAAATTCATAGGACCAGTAAACtagtgaaaatcactgcagcaatCATTTGGGTGTTCAGTTTACTTTTTACTGGGTTGCTGTTTTACTTATATGGATTCCATTTTAATGATTTAAAGGAATGGTGTTCATCATCTATCCATAAATACGATCCTGATGGGATGAAACAGATCTTCCAACTGATCAGGATATCTATAATGTTTGCCATCCCTTTTCTTGTTATTTTGATCAGTTATGTTACTATTTTCCTCAAACTTAGACAAAGAAGGAGACCCCAGAGATCACAGAGGCCCTACAGGATCATCTCTGCTGTTATATTGTGTTTCTTTATCTGCTGGTTTCCTTTTTACATCTGGCCACTAACACCCCAGTATAAATTATACTACCTTCATTTctatataataaataatattatCATCAACCTGGCTTGCTTTAACAGTTGCATCAATCCAATCATTTATGTTTTTATGGGCCAAGATTTTAAACATGGCTTCTTAAGATCTATCCCATTCAGGCTTGAAAAAGCCTTAAGTGAACAGCCTAATGACCTATGCAGAGAACAGGAGGATTTTGAAGATGCTTGCACTGCTGTTATAATAAGCAGGAATTCTCCTGCTTCGTCATCATCCCCTGTCTTTTAG